A single Deinococcus misasensis DSM 22328 DNA region contains:
- a CDS encoding zinc ribbon domain-containing protein, with translation MNASSMLETLYVIQQMDLELDRLKSDETRIPGDLASARSEQEDLQEKQEGCRNRQRETRKEIQRNELELEDYRQKLGKAREEQSKNAFDARTQVQYENQIQQLSDRVTDLEEILAPLYARAEELTAEWNSLEEQEDRLNPRLTELEAMDENRIQALRDEHDTKMAKRTELLKTIDIRQVKEYEMIRKARKGLAVVAIQNSRCTGCNVQLPVTIQQQAKAKKIPAVKCPSCGRILVHL, from the coding sequence ATGAATGCTTCTTCGATGCTGGAAACGCTCTACGTCATTCAACAGATGGACCTGGAGCTGGATCGTTTAAAGAGCGACGAGACGCGCATTCCGGGTGACCTTGCCAGTGCACGCAGTGAACAGGAAGACCTTCAAGAGAAACAAGAAGGTTGCCGGAACCGTCAGCGTGAGACCCGCAAGGAAATCCAGAGGAATGAACTCGAACTGGAAGACTACCGCCAGAAGCTCGGCAAAGCCAGAGAAGAGCAAAGCAAAAATGCCTTCGATGCGCGCACCCAGGTTCAGTACGAGAACCAAATTCAACAGTTGTCAGATCGGGTGACCGATCTGGAAGAAATCCTCGCGCCTCTCTATGCCCGTGCAGAGGAACTGACCGCAGAGTGGAACAGCCTGGAGGAACAGGAAGACCGCCTGAACCCACGCCTCACCGAACTGGAAGCCATGGATGAGAACCGCATTCAGGCCCTGCGCGATGAACACGACACCAAAATGGCCAAGCGCACGGAACTCCTCAAGACCATCGACATCCGTCAGGTCAAGGAATACGAGATGATCCGCAAAGCCCGCAAGGGTCTGGCGGTGGTGGCCATCCAGAACAGCCGGTGCACCGGTTGCAATGTGCAGTTGCCCGTCACCATCCAGCAGCAGGCCAAAGCCAAAAAAATCCCTGCCGTGAAGTGCCCTTCTTGTGGCCGCATTCTGGTCCACCTGTAA
- the trpS gene encoding tryptophan--tRNA ligase: protein MKRVFSGIQPTGEIHIGNYFGAILNYVKLGEELGKNSIYCIVDYHAITIPHEPELLRKRTFDAALVNMAAGLDPNKVILFAQSDVREHTELGWIFSTQTPLGDLERMTQFKDKSSQHSVLAGLLMYPTLMAADILLYKANTVPVGEDQVQHIELTREIARRFNGRFGELFPEPLAVHNKDALRVPGVDGQGKMSKSKGNTIGVLEDIESIWQKLRVAPTDPARVRRTDPGNPHVCLIFDYHKLFSDLDTIQMVEVGCSTAGIGCIDCKKTLMKGVERTLVPIQQKAQELYSTPDVVKDALHEGAREARTIAQQTMQEVRDALGLLNP from the coding sequence GTGAAGCGAGTTTTCTCTGGCATTCAACCCACCGGTGAAATCCACATCGGGAATTACTTCGGAGCCATCCTCAATTACGTCAAGCTTGGTGAGGAACTCGGCAAGAATTCCATTTACTGCATTGTGGATTACCACGCCATCACCATCCCCCACGAACCTGAACTGCTCAGAAAACGCACCTTTGACGCTGCCCTCGTCAACATGGCTGCGGGTCTGGACCCCAACAAAGTGATCCTGTTCGCCCAGAGCGACGTGCGAGAGCACACCGAATTGGGCTGGATTTTCTCCACCCAGACCCCCCTCGGGGATCTGGAACGCATGACCCAGTTCAAAGACAAGTCCAGCCAGCACAGCGTTCTGGCCGGTCTCTTGATGTACCCCACCCTGATGGCCGCAGACATCCTGCTGTACAAAGCCAACACGGTGCCTGTGGGCGAAGATCAGGTCCAGCACATCGAACTGACCCGAGAAATTGCCCGCCGGTTCAATGGCCGCTTTGGTGAACTGTTCCCAGAGCCTCTGGCGGTCCACAACAAGGATGCTTTGCGGGTGCCCGGCGTGGATGGACAGGGCAAAATGTCCAAGTCCAAAGGCAACACCATCGGTGTGCTGGAAGACATCGAATCCATCTGGCAGAAACTGCGGGTGGCCCCCACCGATCCTGCCCGTGTGCGCCGCACCGATCCGGGCAACCCCCATGTTTGCCTGATTTTTGATTACCACAAACTGTTCAGCGATCTGGACACCATCCAGATGGTTGAAGTGGGATGCAGCACTGCTGGCATCGGATGCATCGACTGCAAAAAGACCCTGATGAAAGGCGTGGAGCGCACCCTTGTGCCCATCCAGCAAAAAGCACAGGAGCTTTACAGCACCCCCGATGTGGTCAAAGATGCCCTGCATGAAGGGGCCAGAGAAGCCAGAACCATCGCCCAGCAAACCATGCAAGAAGTGCGGGATGCTCTGGGCCTCCTGAACCCCTGA
- a CDS encoding S8 family peptidase yields the protein MPDSGPSSEPTHYIQQKTLSASEDPVQVAHALGGQVVFWHPESRTLLVGLKTSALLKQSTSGTLEPDQGVVQVPESTIYANGPVLWGDGPVLWGDGPVLWGDGPVLWGDGLYGPVPENTASWSQLGLKEAQLSTPSAGNSITVAVLDSGLDFQHPAFPSQVLTSQNAWKDFVDNDNLPQEVGVPGNTGYGHGTAVSSIVLQVAPRIKLLPVRILNSDGKGDLSDLVRGIYHVVDRGARIINLSVGLPEKSAALQAALSYAASKNVLVVSSAGNSNLYGLNSPARYSDSNPLVVSVGSVQTNLQKSIFSNYHETLTLSALGENIYVAYPGGLKSRGYGTSFAAPQVAGALALALGQNANLSSSSAVQALKNSAIPLNAYNPTFQNQLGAGLLNVHTFVETTRP from the coding sequence ATGCCAGACTCTGGACCTTCATCAGAGCCTACACATTACATCCAGCAAAAAACCCTCTCGGCTTCTGAAGATCCCGTTCAGGTGGCCCATGCGTTGGGAGGGCAGGTGGTCTTCTGGCATCCTGAAAGCCGTACTTTGCTGGTGGGTCTGAAAACATCTGCACTGCTCAAGCAAAGCACATCAGGCACCCTCGAACCCGATCAAGGTGTGGTTCAGGTTCCGGAATCCACCATCTACGCCAATGGTCCAGTGTTGTGGGGCGATGGTCCGGTCCTCTGGGGTGACGGTCCAGTGCTCTGGGGCGATGGTCCAGTCCTCTGGGGCGATGGGCTGTATGGTCCTGTTCCAGAGAACACGGCTTCATGGTCTCAACTGGGATTGAAAGAAGCGCAACTCAGCACCCCATCTGCCGGAAACAGCATCACTGTGGCGGTGCTGGATTCAGGGCTGGATTTTCAACACCCTGCTTTTCCCTCACAGGTCCTGACCAGCCAGAACGCCTGGAAAGATTTCGTGGACAACGACAACCTCCCACAAGAAGTGGGCGTTCCGGGCAACACCGGTTATGGTCACGGAACAGCGGTGAGCAGCATTGTGCTGCAAGTGGCACCCAGAATCAAACTCTTGCCCGTGCGCATCTTGAATTCAGATGGAAAAGGCGACCTGTCAGACCTGGTGCGTGGCATTTACCACGTGGTGGACCGAGGTGCCAGAATCATCAACCTCAGTGTGGGTCTGCCCGAGAAATCCGCAGCCTTGCAAGCGGCCCTGAGTTATGCAGCATCCAAAAACGTGCTGGTGGTCAGCAGTGCAGGAAACAGCAACCTTTATGGCCTGAACTCCCCTGCCCGTTACTCTGACAGCAATCCGCTGGTGGTCAGTGTGGGAAGTGTACAAACCAACCTCCAAAAATCCATCTTCAGCAATTACCACGAAACCTTGACCCTTTCTGCACTGGGAGAAAACATTTATGTGGCCTATCCCGGTGGCTTGAAGTCCAGAGGCTACGGCACTTCCTTTGCAGCTCCACAAGTGGCAGGTGCGCTGGCTCTGGCGCTGGGTCAAAATGCTAACCTCTCCAGTTCATCTGCTGTCCAAGCCCTGAAAAATTCAGCAATCCCCCTCAACGCTTACAATCCAACGTTCCAGAATCAGTTGGGTGCAGGTCTGCTGAATGTTCACACTTTCGTGGAAACCACCAGGCCCTGA
- a CDS encoding cobalamin B12-binding domain-containing protein codes for MNRKIRVLIAKPGMDGHDRGAKIVARALRDAGMEVVYTGLRQTPEMIVATALQEDVDAIGLSVLSGAHMHFFREVHQLLAEKQATDILLFGGGIIPDQDLPALAELGVSRVFTPGSSLDEPVVWLNEAVQARWAAQEPL; via the coding sequence ATGAACCGCAAAATACGGGTTTTGATCGCCAAACCCGGCATGGATGGACATGACCGTGGGGCCAAAATTGTGGCACGGGCGCTCAGGGACGCTGGAATGGAAGTGGTGTACACCGGCCTCAGGCAAACCCCAGAGATGATCGTGGCCACCGCACTGCAAGAAGATGTGGATGCCATTGGACTTTCTGTGCTCTCCGGAGCCCACATGCATTTTTTCAGGGAAGTGCATCAATTGCTTGCAGAAAAACAGGCCACCGACATCCTGCTTTTTGGTGGAGGCATCATTCCCGATCAGGACCTGCCTGCTCTGGCCGAGCTGGGGGTTTCCAGAGTCTTCACGCCGGGCAGCAGTCTGGATGAACCTGTGGTCTGGCTCAATGAGGCGGTTCAGGCAAGGTGGGCCGCACAGGAACCCCTGTGA
- a CDS encoding OmpH family outer membrane protein, translated as MKKSLLTLTLLLAGSGLAASATKIGFIDVEKIKAQHPSNKTITQLEKEASSALDPIRKKITDLQKTVGSSKPTAAQEKQYKDLQTQYNNTFEKYQKQLKPKLDAMAKSIDTAVQKVAKAQGFQIVMSKNVAASSGLVVYAEEKSTDLTAAVIKALK; from the coding sequence ATGAAAAAATCCCTTCTCACACTGACCCTGCTGCTGGCAGGCTCGGGTCTGGCTGCTTCTGCCACCAAAATCGGCTTCATCGATGTGGAGAAGATCAAGGCCCAGCATCCTTCCAACAAAACCATCACCCAGTTGGAGAAGGAAGCCAGCAGTGCCCTTGACCCCATCCGCAAAAAAATTACCGATCTGCAAAAGACCGTAGGCTCCAGCAAGCCCACTGCAGCCCAGGAAAAGCAATACAAGGACCTGCAAACCCAGTACAACAACACCTTTGAGAAGTACCAGAAGCAGCTCAAACCGAAACTGGACGCCATGGCCAAGAGCATTGACACCGCTGTACAAAAAGTGGCAAAAGCCCAGGGTTTCCAGATTGTGATGAGCAAAAATGTGGCTGCTTCTTCTGGACTGGTGGTCTACGCCGAGGAGAAATCCACCGACCTGACCGCAGCGGTCATCAAAGCCCTCAAATAA
- a CDS encoding segregation and condensation protein A, giving the protein MEPLTLDFPGFSGSLPELLQALKQHRLEPGGVPLTTITEAVLGRFYALRAMDAELASEALPQLAAVIALKTSLLLPKIPRDEPEDFTEDFDDMPSDVINSVQALQELDALVRFLSEKRKGRSQIIPARGLDLPYERKKPRERMVLTQLLAAAKSAVREVQAAHMVKDRLTLEDARKAILAFVKNIQTFFFGAIVTKDWGEKTVYFAALLESVRLGEVELTQETPYGEIHVEALQVPETQPEQV; this is encoded by the coding sequence ATGGAACCCCTCACCCTGGACTTCCCCGGGTTTTCTGGCAGCCTTCCAGAGCTTTTGCAAGCTCTGAAGCAGCATCGCCTTGAGCCCGGGGGTGTTCCCCTCACCACCATCACCGAAGCGGTTCTGGGCCGCTTCTATGCCCTCAGGGCCATGGATGCAGAGTTGGCAAGCGAAGCTTTGCCTCAACTGGCTGCGGTCATTGCCCTGAAGACCTCGTTGCTGTTGCCCAAAATCCCCAGAGATGAACCTGAAGACTTCACCGAAGACTTCGACGACATGCCTTCCGATGTGATCAACAGTGTGCAGGCTTTGCAAGAGTTGGACGCTCTGGTGCGTTTTCTTTCTGAAAAACGCAAAGGAAGAAGCCAGATCATTCCCGCCAGAGGCCTTGATCTGCCTTATGAGCGCAAGAAACCCAGAGAGCGGATGGTGCTCACCCAGCTTCTGGCCGCCGCCAAAAGCGCCGTGCGAGAGGTGCAGGCTGCACACATGGTCAAAGACCGCCTGACCCTTGAAGACGCACGCAAGGCCATTCTGGCTTTTGTGAAGAACATCCAGACCTTTTTCTTTGGTGCTATTGTCACCAAAGACTGGGGTGAAAAAACCGTTTACTTTGCAGCCCTCTTGGAATCGGTCCGGCTTGGCGAGGTGGAACTCACCCAGGAAACCCCTTACGGTGAAATTCACGTCGAGGCCCTTCAGGTGCCTGAAACCCAGCCTGAGCAGGTTTGA
- the nth gene encoding endonuclease III, translated as MVDPDLLAIRKTRAKKVLKAMKTLYPDAKTELEYGSPFQLLVAVVMSAQATDKSVNVATEKLFQVFPDAFSMARASTEEVESHMMNVNLHHNKARNVVRLSQLLVERHNGEVPNDFDAILALPGAGRKTANVVLSNIYGMPAIAVDTHVGRLSRRLGLSEEMNPDKVEKDLMQVFPKKEWIFLHHSLILHGRRVCFARKPNCPGCLMKGFCPKIGVDEMASGQPQKD; from the coding sequence ATGGTTGACCCTGACCTGCTTGCCATCCGCAAAACACGGGCCAAAAAAGTGCTCAAAGCCATGAAAACCCTTTATCCAGATGCCAAAACCGAACTGGAGTACGGCAGTCCATTCCAACTGCTGGTGGCTGTGGTGATGTCGGCACAGGCCACCGACAAGAGCGTCAATGTGGCCACAGAGAAACTGTTTCAGGTGTTTCCAGATGCTTTCAGCATGGCCAGAGCCTCCACAGAAGAAGTGGAAAGCCACATGATGAACGTCAATTTGCACCACAACAAGGCCAGAAATGTGGTGCGGCTTTCCCAGCTTCTGGTGGAAAGGCACAATGGCGAGGTGCCCAACGACTTTGATGCCATTCTGGCCTTGCCCGGTGCGGGGCGCAAGACAGCAAATGTGGTGCTCTCCAACATCTATGGCATGCCTGCGATTGCTGTAGACACCCATGTGGGTCGGCTTTCCAGACGCCTCGGGCTTTCAGAGGAGATGAATCCAGACAAGGTGGAAAAAGACCTCATGCAGGTGTTTCCCAAAAAAGAATGGATCTTTCTGCACCATTCGTTGATTCTGCATGGCAGAAGGGTGTGTTTTGCCCGAAAGCCCAACTGCCCTGGGTGCCTGATGAAAGGTTTTTGTCCCAAAATTGGTGTGGATGAGATGGCCAGCGGACAACCCCAGAAGGACTGA
- a CDS encoding OmpH family outer membrane protein, which produces MKGSQLLAVTAIAGLALMGSTFKAQNAPTKVGLVDVDAVFASHPKYKDLSELGDKANAEMEQLRTTLKINDLAAKAQAANASAKDKQDFETAKKTYDAAGAKWQKQITALQEPVDTDVNRAIANVAKAQGFSVILNRGSAAKSGLVIYADEQATNLTSDVMKALK; this is translated from the coding sequence ATGAAAGGTTCTCAACTGCTTGCTGTCACGGCCATTGCTGGTCTCGCCCTCATGGGGTCCACATTCAAAGCGCAAAATGCACCCACCAAAGTGGGTCTGGTGGATGTCGATGCTGTCTTCGCATCTCACCCCAAATACAAAGATCTGTCTGAACTCGGAGACAAAGCCAACGCCGAAATGGAGCAGCTCAGAACCACACTGAAAATCAATGATCTGGCTGCCAAAGCACAAGCTGCCAATGCTTCTGCCAAGGACAAACAGGATTTCGAAACCGCCAAGAAAACCTATGATGCGGCTGGGGCAAAATGGCAGAAGCAAATCACTGCACTGCAAGAGCCTGTTGACACCGATGTCAACCGTGCCATCGCCAATGTGGCCAAAGCACAGGGTTTCAGTGTGATCCTGAACCGTGGATCTGCTGCCAAATCCGGTCTGGTGATCTATGCCGATGAACAGGCCACCAACCTCACTTCTGATGTGATGAAAGCCCTCAAGTAA
- a CDS encoding carboxymuconolactone decarboxylase family protein produces MSSRDTIWGTHKEAIEERLKAFHPDLEKYIASFAYETVYDRPGLDLKTKELLAIVMLVSLGNPQELKTHFRGVVAAGGTLQDIEEALLFAIPYLGFPRVIGAFEVLRSMKGFASSEP; encoded by the coding sequence GTGAGCTCCAGAGACACCATCTGGGGCACCCACAAGGAGGCCATCGAAGAACGCCTGAAGGCTTTCCACCCGGACCTCGAAAAATACATTGCCAGCTTTGCCTATGAAACAGTGTATGACCGTCCGGGTCTGGACCTGAAAACCAAAGAATTGCTTGCCATCGTGATGCTGGTGTCTCTGGGCAACCCTCAGGAATTGAAAACGCACTTCAGGGGTGTGGTGGCCGCTGGAGGCACATTGCAAGACATCGAAGAAGCCTTGTTGTTTGCCATCCCTTATCTGGGTTTTCCAAGGGTGATTGGGGCTTTTGAAGTGCTGCGCAGCATGAAAGGGTTTGCATCTTCAGAACCTTGA
- a CDS encoding GNAT family N-acetyltransferase, with protein MHIRLANRKDSQILTELCLGWEGAPATRNPELLEELWFQTLTDDDSSVYIAQDDQVRGFVHVTYQARPARLGWRATIEELHTLSDHPEVYHKLLEAVVAECRRRGDVIALYLLTQPDLEPSLSTQQVYQDLGFRKRGRDVLIWTGEL; from the coding sequence ATGCACATCCGACTTGCCAACCGCAAAGACAGCCAGATCCTGACCGAGCTTTGTCTCGGTTGGGAAGGGGCTCCGGCCACCCGGAATCCCGAGCTGCTGGAAGAACTCTGGTTTCAAACCCTCACCGATGACGACAGCAGTGTGTACATTGCTCAAGACGATCAGGTGAGGGGTTTTGTGCATGTCACCTATCAGGCCAGACCTGCCCGTCTGGGTTGGCGGGCCACCATCGAGGAACTGCACACCCTGTCAGACCATCCCGAGGTGTACCACAAACTCCTGGAAGCTGTGGTGGCAGAATGCCGCCGCAGGGGAGATGTGATCGCCCTGTACCTGCTGACCCAGCCAGATCTGGAACCCAGCCTGAGCACCCAGCAGGTGTATCAGGATCTGGGATTCAGGAAAAGAGGCAGAGACGTGCTGATCTGGACTGGAGAGCTTTAG
- a CDS encoding phosphotransferase family protein: MKDLERLLQDMLGPEVKLLESSTFSSGMAFPIHNVTWEQHGVQTQGVLKRYPPGFEEHFFRESWALGHLNELGVAVPDLLGAFQDNSGSSVLMELIEGRPIMEVLSGSDQTLWLERFVKQLIQIHQIEAKQTPQSILLSESAFESLISRFDRPFQKEHQQTFDWLRKQDVQSVTRVLLHQDYHPWNVLLTPENQLVVLDWDWSTGDPRQDVAWTRLILQKSQQPELCEAFTAQYGQQNPESTDHLEVFDVLAHLRWLQLLEQPSAKSKSTPEIQRWIEQLKQESFQRILEISGIPMAKNKPPSPE, from the coding sequence GTGAAAGACCTTGAACGGCTCTTGCAAGACATGCTTGGTCCAGAGGTCAAACTTCTGGAATCCAGCACCTTTTCCAGTGGCATGGCGTTTCCCATCCACAATGTCACATGGGAGCAGCATGGCGTCCAAACGCAGGGGGTGCTGAAAAGGTATCCTCCTGGCTTTGAGGAACATTTTTTTCGGGAAAGCTGGGCATTGGGGCATTTGAACGAACTTGGTGTTGCCGTTCCAGATTTGTTGGGAGCATTTCAAGACAACTCTGGTTCAAGTGTCTTGATGGAGCTGATCGAAGGCCGTCCCATCATGGAGGTCTTGTCAGGATCAGACCAAACACTCTGGTTGGAGCGGTTTGTGAAGCAGTTGATTCAAATTCACCAGATTGAAGCGAAGCAAACACCACAGAGCATCCTTCTTTCTGAAAGCGCTTTCGAAAGTCTGATTTCCCGGTTTGACCGTCCTTTTCAAAAAGAACATCAGCAAACCTTTGATTGGCTGCGGAAGCAAGATGTGCAAAGCGTCACTCGGGTTCTGCTTCATCAGGACTACCACCCCTGGAACGTGCTGCTGACCCCTGAAAACCAGTTGGTGGTGCTGGATTGGGATTGGAGCACTGGAGATCCCCGTCAGGATGTGGCATGGACCCGCTTGATTCTGCAAAAATCCCAGCAACCAGAGCTGTGTGAAGCCTTCACAGCACAGTATGGTCAGCAAAACCCAGAGTCCACAGACCATCTGGAGGTGTTTGATGTGCTGGCCCACCTCAGGTGGCTTCAGTTGCTGGAGCAACCCTCTGCAAAGTCAAAAAGCACCCCTGAAATTCAGCGCTGGATTGAACAATTGAAACAGGAAAGTTTTCAGAGGATTCTAGAGATCTCTGGCATTCCCATGGCCAAAAACAAACCCCCCTCACCGGAGTGA
- a CDS encoding CBS domain-containing protein has translation MLVRDWMTPNPTVISPDTPVLEALKLLGAHHFRRLPIVKDGALIGMVTDKDLKDAMPSKATTLSVWELNYLLSKLTVDEVMASPVVTAFDHEFMEDAALRLQEHKIGGMPVLDKEGNLVGMITITDVLRAFTQIMGLQEGGERITIDVPDVPGSLNRAIEAIKPSNIISVATSGSQFQRRRFVIRVVGEGSDQVRDRLTDAGILVYE, from the coding sequence ATGCTCGTACGTGACTGGATGACTCCGAACCCGACTGTCATTTCGCCAGATACCCCTGTGCTGGAAGCCCTGAAACTTTTGGGGGCCCACCATTTCCGACGTTTGCCCATTGTCAAAGATGGGGCCCTGATTGGGATGGTCACAGATAAAGACCTCAAAGATGCCATGCCATCCAAAGCCACCACGCTCTCGGTGTGGGAATTGAACTACCTGCTGTCCAAATTGACGGTGGATGAAGTGATGGCTTCTCCGGTGGTCACGGCTTTTGACCATGAATTCATGGAAGATGCCGCCTTGCGTTTGCAGGAACACAAAATTGGTGGCATGCCTGTGCTGGACAAGGAAGGCAATCTGGTGGGCATGATCACCATCACCGATGTGTTGCGGGCTTTCACGCAGATTATGGGCTTGCAAGAAGGAGGAGAGCGCATCACCATTGATGTGCCTGATGTGCCGGGCAGTCTGAACCGTGCCATTGAGGCCATCAAGCCCTCCAACATCATTTCGGTGGCCACCTCGGGCAGCCAGTTCCAGAGGCGCCGTTTTGTGATCCGTGTGGTGGGGGAAGGCAGCGATCAGGTGCGAGACCGACTCACCGACGCTGGCATTCTGGTTTACGAGTAA
- a CDS encoding tetratricopeptide repeat protein produces MTTGLDSASNAQGILDLARRFMGSNYSEAQKMALQAAKIALEANLQDLYASAMLVAGMASYQLSDLSNAEKYLIQALNRFTINHNTQDQIEALIAMGKVYRDQGKYDYANGMFSHGLNMARESGHFTAEADCLNGLASLYAIQGDQIKAIEALETALPLREKLDTPTKVVNLLSNLGALHTQIGQYFEALSYLTRAHQLLAETDHDPRTQGVCLISIGVLYQQLGDHEDALRYFKDALNIGVGANIPALHATALVNLGETLRIKGNIREAMDHLERAHRLSTRLNLTSNIISALNNLGHIYNWQGNHKKAQTTYYDALALARQSSDKESELDALIGLGKQYLAFRKLNEAHGYFMQALTLAENSGRMKAMASVHECLSGCFEQMGNPRAALEHFKTFHRIDQELKNEEGERRSRYLKMRFELERTEQRAEMYRLQNETNELARKAAEALVFERTQELEQSQVEIVTRLAIAAESRDDVTGAHTWRVGRNAAMLAQEIGLPREEVEIIRLAARLHDVGKIGIPDSILMKHGVLTPEEYDQMKTHTVIGGRILSGGKSRLLQLAQEIAISHHERWDGRGYPFGLMGEMIPLSGRIVAVADVFDALTHRRPYKQAWSLKNALEELSRHSGAHFDPRIVEAALRVFNNLKIVTEDAPEI; encoded by the coding sequence ATGACCACCGGTTTGGACTCTGCTTCAAATGCACAGGGCATTTTGGATCTGGCCCGCAGGTTCATGGGCTCGAATTATTCCGAAGCACAAAAAATGGCCTTGCAAGCGGCCAAAATTGCGCTTGAAGCAAACCTGCAAGACCTGTATGCCAGTGCCATGCTGGTGGCTGGCATGGCCTCTTACCAGCTTTCAGACCTGAGCAACGCCGAGAAATACCTGATTCAGGCCCTGAACCGCTTCACCATCAACCACAACACCCAGGACCAGATCGAAGCCCTGATCGCCATGGGCAAAGTGTATCGGGATCAGGGCAAATACGATTATGCCAACGGCATGTTCAGCCACGGCCTGAACATGGCCCGAGAGTCTGGTCATTTTACAGCTGAAGCAGACTGCCTGAATGGACTTGCCAGTTTGTATGCCATTCAGGGCGACCAGATCAAAGCCATTGAAGCTCTGGAAACCGCTTTGCCGCTGCGTGAAAAGCTGGACACCCCCACCAAAGTGGTGAATTTGCTGTCCAATCTCGGGGCCTTACACACCCAGATTGGACAGTATTTTGAAGCCCTTTCTTACCTGACCCGTGCCCACCAACTGCTGGCCGAAACCGACCATGACCCCCGCACACAGGGGGTCTGCCTGATTTCCATCGGGGTGCTTTACCAGCAACTGGGTGACCATGAAGATGCCCTGCGTTATTTCAAAGATGCCCTGAACATCGGCGTGGGGGCCAACATCCCCGCTTTGCATGCCACGGCTCTGGTCAATCTGGGTGAAACCCTGAGAATCAAAGGGAACATCCGTGAAGCCATGGATCACCTTGAACGGGCCCATCGGCTGAGCACCCGCCTGAACCTGACCTCCAACATCATCTCTGCCCTCAACAATCTGGGGCACATCTACAACTGGCAGGGAAACCACAAAAAGGCCCAGACCACCTACTATGATGCGCTGGCTCTGGCACGACAGTCTTCGGACAAAGAGTCAGAACTGGATGCCCTGATTGGCTTGGGCAAGCAGTATCTGGCCTTCCGGAAACTGAACGAAGCCCACGGGTATTTCATGCAGGCCCTGACCCTCGCAGAAAACAGTGGCCGCATGAAAGCCATGGCCAGCGTGCACGAATGCCTCTCGGGTTGTTTTGAGCAAATGGGCAACCCCAGAGCCGCTCTGGAACACTTCAAAACCTTTCACAGGATCGATCAGGAATTGAAGAACGAAGAAGGGGAACGGCGTTCACGTTATTTAAAGATGCGTTTTGAACTGGAACGCACCGAACAACGTGCCGAAATGTACCGCCTCCAGAACGAAACCAACGAACTGGCCCGCAAAGCCGCAGAGGCTCTGGTGTTTGAGCGCACCCAAGAGCTGGAACAGTCCCAGGTGGAAATCGTCACCCGTCTGGCCATTGCAGCAGAGTCCAGAGACGATGTGACCGGAGCCCACACCTGGCGCGTGGGTCGCAATGCCGCCATGCTTGCTCAGGAGATTGGCCTTCCCAGAGAAGAAGTGGAAATCATCCGTCTGGCTGCCAGATTGCACGATGTGGGCAAAATTGGCATCCCGGACAGCATCCTGATGAAGCATGGTGTCCTGACCCCAGAGGAATACGACCAGATGAAGACCCACACGGTGATTGGTGGGCGCATCCTCTCAGGGGGGAAATCCAGACTGCTGCAACTGGCACAGGAAATTGCCATTTCGCACCATGAACGCTGGGATGGACGGGGCTATCCTTTTGGCCTGATGGGTGAAATGATCCCCCTCTCTGGCCGGATTGTGGCTGTGGCCGATGTGTTTGATGCCCTCACCCACCGCAGGCCCTACAAACAGGCGTGGAGCCTGAAAAATGCTCTGGAGGAACTGTCCAGACACAGCGGAGCCCACTTCGATCCCCGCATCGTTGAAGCCGCCTTGAGGGTCTTCAACAACCTGAAAATCGTGACCGAAGACGCCCCAGAGATCTGA